In the Drosophila gunungcola strain Sukarami unplaced genomic scaffold, Dgunungcola_SK_2 000001F, whole genome shotgun sequence genome, one interval contains:
- the LOC128262945 gene encoding adenylyl cyclase X E-like isoform X3 — MNVRQKKSPSYKSTRFKGCALEYTDERVWEQSYLRSKCKELHLEEEYRYYQFRLMVSHLTVFYLLFMFVFVIMIGAYLLFIRPLDAVYFDIITWSTAFAVISLLLSINFFAKLVNRHRWVMVFTSVLSAYVLVLTDISQNAYHYYKSDWPLNASFDIFVLCMIYMFLPIPSIRAAAILATSVSIIYVAYFINFLNVNTVFAESNTYSFDLLSVDILHYLGFNMMGIFFRLMNDTMVRASFLDRHQFIMEETWLRNALLQESMLLDSILPPQIAKPIQDSIKNKITQSEAGPDRFHSFGSRRRENFMAIQIHPDVTILYADVVNYTHLTTTLTVESLVKVLHDLYGRFDMAASHFRVQRIKFLGDCYYCVAGLSHPDPDHAKMAVSLGISMIANIQEVRADRALDIDMRIGVHSGSLLAGVIGEAKLQS, encoded by the exons ATGAATGTGCGCCAAAAAAAATCACCGTCGTACAAAAGTACAAGGTTTAAGGGATGTGCTCTGGAATACACCGATGAACGCGTGTGGGAACAAAGCTATTTAAGA TCAAAATGCAAGGAACTACATTTGGAGGAAGAGTATCGGTACTACCAGTTCCGCCTGATGGTCAGTCACCTTACCGTTTTCTACCTTCTCTTCATGTTTGTGTTCGTCATCATGATAGGAGCCTACCTTCTTTTCATCAGG CCCTTGGATGCAGTTTACTTTGATATTATAACCTGGTCAACAGCGTTTGCGGTAATTTCGTTATTGTTAAGTATCAACTTCTTCGCCAAGTTGGTAAATCGGCACAGGTGGGTTATGGTATTCACATCGGTTTTGTCGGCGTATGTCTTAGTGTTAACTG ATATATCACAGAACGCATATCATTATTACAAGAGTGACTGGCCATTAAACGCCTCGTTCGATATATTTGTGCTCTGCATGATCTATATGTTTCTGCCGATTCCCTCGATCAGGGCAGCGGCCATACTAGCCACCTCGGTCAGCATTATATACGTGGCCTATTTCATAAACTTCCTCAATGTGAACACGGTGTTCGCCGAGAGCAACACGTACAGCTTCGATCTATTGTCCGTGGACATATTGCACTACCTGGGCTTCAACATGATGGGCATATTCTTCCGGCTCATGAACGACACCATGGTGCGCGCCTCCTTTCTGGACCGCCACCAGTTCATCATGGAGGAGACGTGGTTGCGCAACGCCCTGCTCCAAGAGTCGATGCTTCTGGACAGCATCCTGCCGCCCCAGATTGCCAAGCCCATCCAGGACAGCATCAAGAACAAGATCACCCAGTCGGAGGCGGGCCCCGATAGGTTTCACTCGTTTGGTTCCCGCAGGCGGGAGAACTTCATGGCCATCCAGATCCATCCCGACGTCACAATCCTCTACGCCGACGTGGTCAACTACACCCATCTGACCACAACGCTGACGGTGGAGAGCCTGGTGAAGGTGCTGCACGACCTCTACGGCCGCTTCGACATGGCAGCCTCGCACTTCCGGGTGCAGCGCATCAAATTCCTGGGCGACTGCTACTACTGTGTGGCGGGCTTGTCgcatcccgatcccgatcacGCCAAGATGGCGGTGTCCCTGGGCATTTCCATGATCGCCAACATCCAGGAAGTGCG AGCGGATCGAGCCTTGGATATCGACATGCGAATAGGAGTCCATTCGGGATCTCTGCTGGCAGGCGTCATCGGCGAGGCCAAGTTGCA GTCCTGA